The nucleotide sequence AGGGCATGGAAGCTGTGAGGTAGATGAGGCTTGCGAAGTTGCGTGCGCGTTTGGCGTAGCGTGTGGCGACTGCGCGGTAGTGTTTGAGTCTGTTGAAGAAGCATTCGATGCGGTAGCGTTCGGCATACATGGCGAAGTCAGTGTTGCGTGGATTTTTGACGCAGGAGCGTGTGGGG is from Pseudomonadota bacterium and encodes:
- a CDS encoding transposase; this translates as PTRSCVKNPRNTDFAMYAERYRIECFFNRLKHYRAVATRYAKRARNFASLIYLTASMPWLK